From Paenibacillus physcomitrellae, the proteins below share one genomic window:
- the rsfS gene encoding ribosome silencing factor — MAVSPKELLNLAVTAADDKKAMNIVALDLKGISLISDYFVICHGNSDTQVQAIAAEIRKQVNEAGGTVKGIEGLDSARWVLMDLGDVIVHIFHRDEREYYNIERLWSDAKVVETV, encoded by the coding sequence ATGGCAGTTTCGCCAAAAGAATTGTTAAACCTCGCGGTTACGGCCGCTGACGATAAGAAAGCTATGAATATTGTTGCTTTGGATTTGAAGGGGATTTCCCTGATTTCGGATTATTTCGTGATTTGCCACGGTAATTCCGATACCCAAGTGCAGGCGATTGCGGCCGAAATCCGCAAGCAGGTGAATGAAGCAGGAGGTACAGTCAAAGGCATCGAAGGTCTTGATTCGGCCCGCTGGGTGCTGATGGATCTGGGTGACGTCATCGTGCATATCTTCCACCGCGACGAACGCGAATATTACAACATCGAACGCCTTTGGTCCGATGCCAAAGTTGTGGAGACGGTATGA
- the yqeK gene encoding bis(5'-nucleosyl)-tetraphosphatase (symmetrical) YqeK, with amino-acid sequence MAFTREELIKAVSGQMPEKRWRHTEGVMASAVELAERFGADPVKADLAALLHDVAKYWPIEQQAAVIRDNADKGLNQELLEHDKQLLHSEVGAFVAERDYGVTDREVLDAIRYHTSGRIGMTKLDKIICLADYIEPGRDFPGVDTIRDLAKNSLEEALVSGFDSTISFLLQQRKIIFPMTMFARNDLIKQLNEAKRAQAAKG; translated from the coding sequence ATGGCATTCACCCGTGAGGAACTGATTAAGGCGGTATCCGGTCAAATGCCTGAGAAAAGGTGGAGGCATACCGAAGGGGTTATGGCTTCTGCTGTAGAGCTGGCTGAACGTTTCGGCGCCGATCCGGTTAAAGCGGATTTGGCGGCGCTTCTGCATGATGTGGCCAAATATTGGCCGATCGAGCAGCAGGCGGCCGTAATCCGCGACAATGCGGACAAAGGCTTAAACCAGGAGCTGCTTGAACATGACAAACAGCTCCTACATTCAGAGGTCGGTGCTTTTGTTGCCGAGCGGGATTATGGCGTAACCGACCGCGAAGTGCTGGACGCGATCCGGTACCATACCTCGGGACGGATTGGGATGACCAAGCTGGACAAAATCATTTGCCTGGCCGATTATATCGAGCCGGGACGGGATTTTCCGGGCGTGGATACGATTCGTGATTTGGCGAAAAATAGTCTCGAAGAGGCGCTGGTCTCAGGCTTCGATTCGACCATTTCTTTTTTGCTGCAGCAGCGTAAAATTATATTCCCGATGACGATGTTTGCCCGGAACGATCTCATCAAGCAGTTGAACGAAGCTAAAAGGGCTCAAGCCGCCAAAGGCTGA
- a CDS encoding nicotinate-nucleotide adenylyltransferase, translated as MTARKKVGIMGGAFDPIHTGHLLAAEAARDQYELEEVWFMPSHQPPHKAKAGVSGEQRLEMVKAAIQSNPAFQPLDIELRRGGISYTVDTMKQLLAEHPAYEFYFIIGADMVNYLPKWEGIDELVQMITFIGLQRPGSMLELDSLPEFIQDGVVLAEMPLVDISSSLIRSRLRQGKSIRYLVPDAVYDLMIRSGAYGIHP; from the coding sequence ATGACGGCAAGAAAAAAAGTAGGCATTATGGGCGGCGCCTTCGACCCGATCCATACCGGTCATTTGCTGGCGGCAGAAGCGGCGAGAGATCAGTACGAACTGGAAGAAGTCTGGTTTATGCCCTCGCATCAGCCGCCTCATAAAGCCAAGGCGGGAGTCAGCGGCGAACAGCGGCTCGAGATGGTTAAAGCGGCAATCCAGAGCAATCCGGCTTTTCAACCGCTCGACATCGAGCTGCGCAGAGGCGGGATCTCCTACACGGTGGATACGATGAAGCAGCTTCTGGCCGAACATCCGGCTTACGAGTTCTATTTTATTATCGGAGCGGATATGGTGAACTACCTTCCGAAGTGGGAGGGGATCGACGAGCTGGTTCAGATGATTACCTTCATCGGTCTGCAGCGTCCGGGGAGCATGCTGGAGCTCGATTCCCTGCCGGAGTTTATTCAGGATGGCGTAGTGCTGGCCGAAATGCCGCTTGTCGATATTTCCTCCAGCCTGATCCGCAGCCGGCTCAGACAAGGCAAATCAATCCGTTATCTGGTGCCGGACGCGGTTTATGATCTGATGATAAGGAGCGGAGCGTATGGCATTCACCCGTGA
- the yhbY gene encoding ribosome assembly RNA-binding protein YhbY has protein sequence MLTGKQKRFLRAQAHHLDPIFQVGKGGTNEGVIKHIEEAIEKRELIKISVLNNCLEDPKDIAAELAEGSGAELVQTIGRTIVLYKESKDYKQIVLPK, from the coding sequence ATGTTAACAGGAAAACAAAAACGCTTTTTGCGCGCGCAGGCTCATCATTTGGACCCGATCTTTCAGGTGGGCAAGGGCGGCACCAACGAAGGGGTTATTAAACATATCGAGGAAGCCATTGAGAAGAGAGAGCTGATCAAGATTTCCGTTTTGAACAATTGCCTCGAAGATCCGAAGGACATTGCAGCCGAGCTGGCCGAAGGTTCCGGCGCGGAGCTGGTACAGACGATTGGCCGTACGATCGTGCTTTACAAGGAGTCCAAAGACTACAAGCAAATCGTGCTGCCGAAATAA